The sequence CCCCTTCTAGCTTCTGCCCAAGCAAGCTGGTTAGCACTTTTGCTCACACcattctctgccttcttccttcctgtcttcctcctgcCCGCTCTTCATGTATTAAAATCCTTCCTGGCCTTCAAGACTCAGCTCCGGTATTCTTTCCTCTCTAAGGTCTATCTTGGTTCTCTAACTAATTTGATCAGCACGGTCCAATAGGTTTCCACTAGCCATATCTAGTGGAAACTAGTTACCGAGCACTagaaatgtggctagtctgaacTAGATGTGCTGCATGATAAAATGCATACCAGATTTTGATGTGCATGAAATCACATGTGTATGAATTTTGATGTGTGCGAATTTTCACCAGTGtgaaaattaacataaaacaaGTAGTTTTTTGTGTTAATTATATGTttgaatgataatattttggggTGTTTGGGGTTAGGTAAAatccattattaaaattaatttcacctgttcttacttttcaaaaatgtggCTGCTGTGAAATTTTAAATCCCATATGTGGCTCCCACTTGTGGCTGCATCATAATTCTATCAGACAGCATTGGTGTAGAGCATCAACATCCCCACAGTtgctgtttattgagcacctatttcttacatttttctattatctGATGTAATGCTCACCACAACCCTGTGGGGTAGATATTATGAATATCTCCCTTTTTGGCAGataaggaaggagagggagggtgtGCTcgccccaaggtcacacagctggacaCTAGCAGATTCAGTATTCAAATTCAagttgtctgactccaaagcagATAGTCTTCCATTGGGATTTTGCTGCATAGACCACTAAAGCTTTGGGGGTCTCCATGGGGTGTCTTTGGCTGGAATTAGGACAGCTCTGCATGGTAATGAACCATGCTAATCAGAAACTCTGAATGCTTGTCtttcataaatacaaaatgagaaaGCAGATTAATTAATAGAGGCAATGAATTTGGAATAAATTGGATCTGTGGGTAGAATAAAACGCTGAGGATCACTAATCTAAACAAATATCTCATTTTGCAGGTGGGTAAACTGATGCCCAAAGATGACAGCATTTGCCCAGGATTGTCAGCTAGTGGCAGGGCCAAGTGCAAAAGCTGGGTTTCCAGGATTCTAGGCCGAGGTTCCCTGTGGGTACCTCCAGGTCTTTGCAAGGATGATCTCTGCCCCAAGCCACTTCAAAGGCCTTTGTCTTGAatcagcctcctccctccccaagccCTGTCCCAAGGACTAGACAGGGAGGGGGCCAGGAGACCCAACCCATTTCCATCAGGGTCCCAAGGCCACCGTCCGGTCCTGGGCCAGGAATACCTTTCAGAGTCTGAACCAAACTGGGCTGAAAATAATACTGAACCCTTGGAGGCCTCAGAGAGCCCCTGTTCCTAGTGGACCCTGGTCTAGCAGGCCAGGCCTCCCCAAGTCTCCTCCCTATGGGCTCTCTGGGTTCCCCCAGTCTTCCCCTTGCCAGCTCTCATCTGCACTCATACGTGTGTGGAGGGAGAGGAATGTTTAAACAAACTGCCCACATCTCAGGTTCCCTCTTGCCAGCCCGCTCCAAACAGGCAGGAGACTGTGCTCAATCCAGCACCGTCCCCAGGAGCCAACCCAGGAGAGTCCCAGCCAGATGCACAGACAAGGAGCCACCAAGAGATAGAGCCACAGCAACAAAGAGGCACAGAGTGTGTCCGAGACAAAGAGAGGAGATAGAGGATGGGTGTTTAGATCCAGATAAAGAAAGACACGGAGTAAGAGACCAAGAGActagaaatgagaagaaaagggTGGAGGAGCAAAGGAGATTCGCgaagaggaaaactggaaaaacgCAAAACAGAAGACCGAGAAATGAGAATTTGCGAAAAGTGGCTGAGGGACAGACGGACGGGGCAGGAGCGCGAAGGGCGCAGAAAGGCCGGGCGCGAGGGCGCGAGGGCGCAGCGAGGGTCCTCGGGGGGCGGCGCTGGGGTCCCGGGGAGGGGGGTCGGGGCGCGAGGGGCGCGGGGCCCCGAGGGGGGGCGCGGAggtcggggtggggtgggggggttcggGCCCTTCTCCGGGAGCCTCGCCCCGCTGCGCGGGTCCCCGCAGCCGCATTCCTCCGGGTTTCCCACACACTCGCCATCAAAGAGTCCCCAAAGCCCAGCTTtgcccgcgcccctcccccgccaggGCTGGAGAAGCCTATTTTTCACCCCCTCCTGGTCTTTAATCTGTTGTGGGGAAAGAAAGCGGCTTTTGTTGGGCGAGGGGCtgcgcggggggcgggagggggcgcgggcgATTGTGTGTCTCGCAGCTGCGCGCCTGGGgccgccgggggtgggggcgcggggcgcgggcgggagggcgggggggggggccgggggcgcggggggcggcgcggaGGGTCAGGCGGGGCGACGCGGGGCGCCCTGGCGCAGGCCGGGAGGGCCAAGGTCGGAGCGGGCCAGGATGGGCGGCAGCCAGGGCGCGGGGTGAAGGCGGAGGGGGTCGCGCGGAGGGAGGCGTGGCGGAAAGGCCACCCGGGCGTGCAAGCGCATTGTCCCCTTGGCCCCGTTTGCACCTGGCCCGATGGACACATACGAGGCGGGCCGTGAGGGAGAAGGCTGCACACCCAGGCAGGCGCGTACCGGGCGGGGCCCACGGAGCGGGGCGCCCCGGGAGACTCACCACGCATCCAGATAGGCCGCATCGCTGCGGAGACCCACACTCTCACCAGGGCCCAGGCAGCCACCCTCAACAGGAGGATCCCCAAACCCAGAGGCGGGTGAAGGGCACACGCTCAGGAAGGAACACAGGCATTCAGAGAAGAACCCACTTCTCAGAGACATACACGCATCCACTGCCTGATGCCGTGAGGGTCTGTTGAGCAAAATGGATTTCAAATGTTggatttccttctccttccatccTCAATTCCTCCTTAatacaaccccccaccccccattctcCAGCATTTGCTTCCCTCTAGTTGGTAACCTGGTTCACGCACAAGCTTTGGACTCAGGCAGCCCTGCTCTGCCTCCcaacagctgtgtgaccttgggcaagtcacctcatCCCTGCGAGCTTCCACTGAtatgaggatggagagagagaaaatacatgtaagatGCCTGGCTCACTGTTGGCACCCAGCAAAAGTTGCCCTTTATTAACCTGCTGATGCTTGAGCCACTGTAATGATTACACTCAGGAGCCCCTTTAGCTGGCAGGAGGCTCTCTCTGAGTTGCAGtctctgcttgtgctttcagACACCCCTGCGTTTCCAGCTTGCTGCAGGGCTGGGCCGGTTGGGGGTAAGGGAGCCCTTTCCTCTCTGGCACGGACACCTGTGTCCCAGGTCAGATTCCCCCTCTTGGCCTCAGTACCTACCCTTGAAGCCTTTGAACTGCAGCTGGGACCTAGGCCAACATAAGACAATATCTGGGCAAGGCCTTGgcgggctggtgggggtgggggggaggtcgctttttttttttttcttcctttggacttcatctttttttttttttttaagattttatttatttattcatgagagacacatgaatagagagagagagagagaggcgagacataggcagagggagaaacaagctccatgcagggagccccatgtgggactccaggatcacaccctgagccaaaggcagacactcaactgctgagccacccaggcatccctggacttCATCTTTctaaagccttttcttttcttttctttttttatttttaaagatttatttatttattcagagagagagagagagagagaaagagaggcagagacacaggcagaggaagaagcaggctccatgcaagaagcccgacgtgggactcgatcccaggtctccaggatcacaccccaggctgcaggcggcgccaaaccgctgcgccaccagggctgccctctaaagCCTTTTCTGACCCCTGTTAGTAGGAGCCCAAATCCAATTGTTGGCATCTGCACCAAAGACATTATGCCTGAGAGTCACAGAATCAGAGTCATCCAGTATAACGTGAATTTGACTTTTAAATCCCTCCATCCCCAAGTGGTCTCCTAAAAGTGATGACTGAGGTGGAACTTAATTCAGCActttactaagtgccaggcactaggAGGTATACTGAAATCAGAGAGATAAATACCACCTGGCTGCAAAGCAGGTGAGATATATGCCCTGTATGGTGGTTGGGAGTGTTCAGAGAAATCCTGAATGAAAGTGCTATGGAAATAGAAAACCTCTGCaatatattcatttcctttttgttgttttttaaagttacagtTAAACTCCCACATTACCTGCTGATGCTCTCCAAATGCTAGAAGTTCCAAATTGTCCCTGCTTGACAAGTTGTTGCTGGCCATACTCATGGGCCGAGAAATGCTAGGGTGAGAGAACCAGTCCTTCATGTCTGCACACTGTGTGTGGTTTGAATATGTGTCTCCATCCTTGGAGAATTTGAGCCAatagacctggattcaaatcttgaTTGGTGGGGTTTTATTTTCAGCCAGCTGTGTGACAAATCTCTTTGAACTTCAGGATCTTTGTCCTAATAATACTTACCCCAAAAGCCTCTAGAGCAGATTATGTAAGATAGAGTTTATAAAAGACCCAACTTAGGATAGGTTCTCAGAAGATAAACTCCTTACCTGCTTCTCTGTGGGTGTCTACCCCTCACCCCAGATGCCAAGTGAGCTCCTGGACATCCCATGGCCACTGCCTACCTGTTGGAGCAAGAGGCTAGTGAATTTCAGGGTGGTCTGGCTGGACCAAACTAGGCTGGATTTGGGttagaagaaggagagagggaggaaactCAATTCCAAACTGACCCTTAAGAACAGAAGTAGTCATTCTGCACTTTAGGAATAAATGTCCTTTAAAGCATGGACAGGAGAGGGCTTTTGAGGGGAAAAACTTGAAATTTCCAATGCTCTCTGAATCTCTCTGCTTAGAAAACAAAGGTTTTTCCCGTAATGTCCCCAATACCAGTGTCTGTCTTCCTATCaaatgcgcgcgcacacacacacaagcttttCTCTATCCAGTAGAATAAAACACTTTCAGGACTGAGCTACCTTCCCAAGAAGTCCCTTGAAGGCACAGATGGAAAAGCATAGGCACGGAAGAAGGACACAAGCTTTGAGACAGGCAGACATGGGTACAAATCTTGGATCTGCCGCTTACTGgctatgtgatcttggacaagcatattaacctttctaagcctcagtttccttgtctgcaaaATCCATAATGGGATAATGTATGCGAAGATGAACAGTTATGATTCAATGaaagatgaggatgaggatgagggtgaggatgatgatgatgatagcacCAAGTACTTCTTAACTATAGAGTAGCCTATCTTGGAGACTGCTGAAATACCCACCCCCATAAGGACTCAAGCCTTGCATCTCCATGCTTCCTACAGTCCCCTTCAGGGTATTACCCACATTCCTGAGAACAGTCTCAGCAGGAACCATTAAACTCACCTGGCATCACCTATTCTACTCACCAGGGGTGCATCACACCGTAGCACAGAAAAATAACTAATTGGTTCCCACAGCACTTTCCAATCCTCCTCCCCTTCGGTCCTCCCAGCTGAGGTAAGTGGCTATCATTTTCCTCCCCATTCTACAGAAGACACAACTGAGGCCGAGTGAGGGGAAGTAGTCCATACAGGAATTTGGAGGCTGGTCTTGACTCTGAATTCCCTGGGGTTTCCTTGTATCACATGAGTCTCAAGCAGCACTTTGAGGTCTAGCCTCGCTGAGGGGAGAAGGagccgttctttttttttttttcctttatttttttttttagaagtccgTTCTTATGTGAATGGCTAGAAAGTGCTCAGCACACAGTTACAGGTACTTTGAGAGCAAACAGTTACCTATTAGGAAATGCAGCATCTGGGGGTCTTCTGAGACCACAGCAGGCCACTGTAATGCTAATGAGGGCTAGGGAACAGCGTGGACAGGGAGCCAAGTTAGGGGAGGTCAGggttctgcccccccccccacagctgACATCCCaagtaaccttgggcaagtttctgaGGTTTCCTTGATTCCAACTTTACAAcataagtggggaaaaaatagataggtagataaatagatagaaaCTCAGTTTAGGCAAAAAGACATCTGCAGTTCTCATCATCATTACTTTGGCTTTGAAAACGACAGCTCAGAGACCCcccaccactttttaaaattttaaagacaaaacagtATCACTTAATGGTTCTGCCAACACTTCAAAAAATCAGAGAACacaacactgaattttttttttctcttcgtcttcttcttcttcttttttttttctttcaattttggcAAAGGAAGATTCAGTTCCTGGAAATGCTTACAAAATGATTCCTGACACTGGGAGGAGAtagtttaaaaaggaagaaggagatggCAAAGAAAAACTACATACATATAGAGATCAAGGAAGaaggtggaaggaaagaaaaaaaaaaaaacaaaaggaagaaaagaaagaaccaaaagagggagggaaaaaagactTTGAAGGGCCCCAATTCAAGGAACGTTATCAAGTTCCCAGCATCTGCAATTCACCAGCCGCTCTCGGGTCGGGGAGGCGCAGACCCCGCCCCTTTCTCGGGTGTCGGGCGCCCATTGGTGGGGGCGGCAGTCGCCGACCGGTGACTGCCCGAGGAAAGGTTGCCTGGGACACGCATCCCTGTGTGAACGCATGACGTCCCACCCTGGCGCCAGGCTGTCTGGGGCTGAGTCTTAGATCAACACAGCTGTGGGACCGGGACCCACAGCTGGGCAAAGGAGCGGATTCCTCAACAAAAAATAGGATTGTGAGAAAAGTTCTGAAACAAAAACAGCGCAGACAAAAGCCTTAATGACAtcctttcataaaaataaaaaatgcaagaggggggaaaaagctgGTAAAAGGAGCAGAACTGGGAACAGAAAGTTCAGAGGCATTTGGAATAAGAGGCTGAGGCCCCGCCACCACTAAACTAGTTGCAGAAGGCCCGAGCTAGCCCCTCCAGTCTGCTGTTGGAAAAAGAAGTCTCTAGGGTTCAAACTTTATTCAGTGTCCCCAACCGTCCCCTGCTTCTTTCAGAATTAGACTCTTAGGTTGGAGAGGACCCCTAGAGGTCTTTTgcacccctctccctccccctccccgcccggtCCCCCAGTTTTGCAGAAAATTCtgcccaggaaggaaggaaactcgTCCAAGGCCACATTGCAAGTTATTGGCATGGCCAAGAGAGAATCTGCTTGCTAATCCCACTGCATCCTTCTACTGCCTTGTGTCACACAGCCCATGGGCATTTCAGCCTGAAAGCATCTTGGGAAATAGTAAATGTGAAGATGCTTTGCAAACAGGTACGCGAGCCTGAGGCATCAGTGGTAGCAACAGAGGAGGGGAAAAGGCAAGAAGAGAACCTGTAGGGACCTGTGGACTGAACACCTAACACACACCTGGCCCCATGCTGTGTCCCCAGGCACTAAGGAGACTACCAGATCTGGTGGAAAGAGCATATGTCAAGTGCCTTGCAGAGCAGAGGCATGcagtaattatttgttgaataaatgagctAGATCTAATTAGCCTTCGTTTTTATAAATTGGGAACTTGAGGCATGGAGAGTTGACTTagttcaacatcattagtaaAAGAGAAGAACCGGGATTTGAACATAAATCTGCCTGGCTCCAAAGGCCATGATTTTTCCAGaacaccctcccccccaacccaGGCTTGACCATTTTGCACAAACCACGGAAGTCTGCGTGATAGAAAAGGAAAGGGTTTTCTATTTGGTCACTCAGGAGTCTGCGGAGCCACCATTTTCCTTTCCCATGACCAAATAGCTGGCATTCTCTTCTTCTGACGTCTGTAGCATTTATAGACTGACTTGTGCACTTACaggttattttcttcttcctcatgcTAAAAAGTATAAGAAACTTGGAAACATTAACATTCTAGGGAGAAATCTTTAGAAGACCCCTTTCTTGGGACACAGAACCTTGTGTGGTATGATGGCAAACAACGGGACTTCAGGGCTGAGTCTACCATTAGCTGTGGTGTGACACTGGACATGTTTTTATAGCCCCTCTCTGAGCCCTTTACTACCCCACACCTGCCTGTCCAAATTTCATAAAGCCTTAGATTTCTAGTATTGGGAAGGATTTAAAATAATCACTTAGCACCATCTCCCCATATTAGTCACAAGGCAACAAAGGCCAGGGTAAATGGGCTTGTTCAAGATCGCATGGCTATGTGGATTTCCAGTCCAGCGTCCTCTCtaccattattattttgagattctcCTAGCTCTGAGCTCCCATTGTCCTTTTAATTAGTGCCACATACTATAGAAATCTtaattgtttcctgtgttaatcTTGTCTCCCCAAATTGTGAGATTCTTGAGAGCAGGAGCCACTGTTCTGTGTAAGAtgactccataaatatttaccaacTGATTGATTTAGGAAGCAACCATTGGGGGAATCCCACCTGGTCAGTTCCAAGATGAAAACCAGCATTTTGAGGCTGCAAATTCCCAAAAGTTCTGGGAAGTGACAAGAAGACAAGAATACTGAGTGCAATGTCCTGTTGCAATACAGGGCTTAGCTTCCCTGTTCTCTGATCCCTTTCCTGGGCTCTCAGATAGAGCTGGAGCTATTTCAGTGAGGCTAAGAATAATCAAGTCCAGGTGGCCCTACCCTTCCATAGCAGAAAGGGACAGACAATAGAGTGATGAAATTACCAAACTATTGTTTTCTGCATAGAGGTGTGTGGAaagtgtggggtgtggggggatggCAAAGCAAGAGTTAAGAGATTGACCCCCCCCCACGGGGGACCCCTTGAAAGATTGATACAGAAATCATCTTGTCTGTCGCCCCATATTTAAAACTCGGTCTAAGATTTTAATCGAACTCACTTCCAAAACACAACTGGCAAATATTTGGCTCCTTATGGAGCGCATGGGGCCAGAGGGTGGGAGCTCCTTTCTCTCCCCATGCAAAAATCACGGATTCGgcctgctttcttcttcttcttcttttttttttttttccttttcccctgttGCTCAAATAGTGTTCTTTGCTCaaacccccttcccctcctccttctgcaATCTCAGCCCTAGCCcaaatctgttttcttcattgtaaaCTCAGCTTCACcgcaattaattttttttcccctctggtcaCAAGATAATTCCTGACGCCAGTGAGTCTGGAGGTCAGACGAACAGCAAATTGGGGAACAAGGCGGCACTAATTCCTTACAAGTTTCCCTTGAAAAatcctttgctttaaaaaaaaaaaaaagcttctttgcTGTTCAGGGATTTATGACCTCAGAGGAGCTGTGGGTTCGAACTAGTGTTGGGCTGTGGGTGgactggcagggggcaggggagctcAAAGATCTGGGGCGCTGCCAGGAAAAGGCAAATTCTTAAAGTTAATggttttaagtgattttttaaaatcctcgCTGGCAAAGAGGCCTGCCTCTCCCCAGTATCAGCGCTTCCTCATTCTTTGAATCCGCGGCTCCGCGGTATTCGGCGTCAGACCAGCCGGAGGAAGCCTGTTTGCAATTTAACCGGGTTGTGAACGCCCagggctggcgggggcggggccgaggcgcGCGTTTTGCATAAAGGGGCGTGGCCCCGACCGGGCTCTATAAGTGGGGCCGCGGCCGGCGTGCGCGCGTTGCCAGCTGCTGTCGGGGCTCCCTGGCTCTCCTGCTCCTCTCGGCACCTCCGGCCTCACTCTGCAATATGAAGGCGCTGAGCCCGGTGCGCGGCTGCTACGAGGCGGTGTGCTGCCTGTCCGAACGCAGCCTGGCCATCGCGCGCGGGCGCGGCAAGGGCCCGGCGGCCGAGGAGCCGCTGAGCCTGTTGGACGACATGAACCACTGCTACTCGCGCTTGCGGGAACTCGTACCCGGAGTCCCGCGAGGCACTCAGCTTAGCCAGGTGGAAATCCTGCAGCGCGTCATCGACTACATCCTCGACCTGCAGGTGGTCCTGGCCGAGCCCGCCCCTGGACCCCCCGACGGCCCGCATCTTCCCATCCAGGTGCGTGGGGGCGTGCGCGGGAGGTGGGGCGGGCTCGAGCTCCGGAGCCGGGATGCTGCTTGGACTCCTGAAACTCCCAAACGCCGGGCATCACTTTACCCTCTTTCTCCTCGTCTCAGACAGCCGAGCTCGCTCCGGAACTCGTGATCTCCAACGACAAGAGGAGCTTCTGCCACTGACCTGGCAGCCCTGGCGCCTCCAGGTGAGTCTCCCCGCCGTcgcccagggggtgggggtggggcggtgcTTAAAGCGACAGATCTTGGAACTGGTTGGCCTTTTAAGCGATTATTGCCATCTCAGTTTGGGGAAAACGGGGCGAGGGAGGGGCGAGAGTGGCTTAACCCTCGGTTCCATCAAATGAATGACAGAACCAATTCCCATCCAATGTGCGTTTCCACCTTCCGCGCGCtttgcccctgccctcccccagtgACCAAAGACAGGGGGAAAAGTAGGCGCAGGTAAATAAAAGAGCCGTTCTGTCCGTAGTTGGGAGTGTAGGCTTCTCCCAACTAGTGTCAATTCCAAGAGGGCGGGGTGGTTGCAAGCTCCGCCTGTGGTCCTTTGGCGCCAACTGGGTGGGGGCAGCTTAGGGCTCGGAGTTATCAGCTGGAGGTAGAGACCAAGTTTCCTCCCTGGCGCCGGGCAGTCTGCGGACGGCCCCCGCCTCGGCGCGCTCGGCGGAAACTGATGGCTCCCTGGTCTTCTTTCCTCCCCCGCCCAGAACGCAGGTGCTGGCGCCCGTTCCgcctgggaccccgggaccctCTACGGCCGGAAGCCCGAGGGCATGGATGGGCCCCAACCTCGCCCTGCCCACTTGACTTCCCCAAACCCCCGCCTCGAGGCTGGACCTGGCGCCCGGGAGCGGAGGACTGTGAACTTGGGTGGCCTAAAGAGCCAGAGCTAGCTCTGGGCACCAGCTGGGCAAcatctcccagcccccaccccacccccaagtttTAAAGACTGTCTTTCACAGTGTGGAGTTGGGGGGGGGAGTGGCTGCTCTCCAAAGTCTGCCAAGGCAGCAGTAGAGCTGGTCTTCTGGTCTCCTTGGAGAAAGGCTCTGTTGCCCTGATTATGAACTCTATAATAGAGTATATAGCTTTTGTACCTTTTTTGCAGGAAGGTGACTTTCTGTAACCATGCAATGTatattattaaactttttataaaagttaacattttgcATAATAAACGGTTTTTAAACACTTGAGTATATGAGTATGTAATTTGTTTCCTTAAATGCTAATGCTCTCATAAGGCTGAATGTAGGGGAAATATAGATGTCCTTCTTGGACCTTGGGAAAAGCAAACTTGCTTATTAAAGGGAGATGGAAAAATGTCAACTAagactgggggcgggggcagtggAAAGAGCTCCTGCTTGGGAGCCTCATATCCATTAAGGGTGGGTGCAGAGAAGATCCTGGCCCTGTCCCCTCATTTTGTGGATGAGGGGAAGTGACTAGCACAATCTCACCCGGCAATTTGGGGGCTCGGGATAGAAATTGGGTCTCCTGAGTCCCAGTTTCTTAGGTCCCTTAGCCGTTTTGCTACATTACCCGATGGCTGTCCTCTTCAATGTCGTTAATTATTCATGTCTTTCTAGCAGGGGATGTGGAAGAGTGGCGTCTCACCTGGTGCCCAGACAGGGGTGGTGGTTGATAGACCCATTTCAGAGATGAATAAGCAGATCAGGGCCTGGTTTCATttccctcctcatgctctctggTTTGGCTTCCTCTTGGGCTtccaaatttggaaaaagaaaaaacgggAGATGGGTTTTTCTCATCCCTCAAATCCCCAGCCACTCTGATCAGAATGATTTGGATGCTGTTTGGGGAGCACTAGTGTACCAATCCCTCTTCTACCACCAGGTAATTGGAAGACTGAGCCTAAAGTGGGAATTTGAAGCAGCAGCCCCACACCCCTCAttccttctgatatttccttccTATAGCACCTCCATTGGGAGTCTACTCTGTGAACATCTTTATTTcagaaatggagaaactgaggctcagtggaTAATGGGTCTGGGCCAGCTTCTTACAACCCCTTGAGAGAAAGATGGGATTTTAACCCAATGACAGTGACTACAAATGTAGTGGAGAGCCTAAGACTGGTCATCCCACGGTGCCAGGTCCAAgagtggggcagagggcaagaCCCCCAAACCACACCATCCCTCCTTGCCCCCCACCAGGCAGCTCCCCAGGTGGGCTCCACCAGGCTCCTGGCCTCACCAGATTCCTGTTTATGATATGAGCTCATCTGTGTTGGCCCCTGGCATGAGTTACTTCAATATTTCATAACAAACAGGTCATGTCATCACCCTTCATGCTTTAACCCTGGTGAGCTTTCAGGGGTGAACAGGGGCATGTGGTGGGGAGGCAATCTGTCTTTGCCAATCAGCTGACCAGCGATTCCTAACCTGTTTTCCTGGCTTCCTCTGATGTTCTAGTGGAAGGTATGCGCACTCcagaaaatatatacacatacctttGCAGAGTGTTAGCAGACCTCTAATCCCCTAGGAAGTCCTCAGCCCCCATGTGAATAACTCCTGCCTCAAAACCAACCTGCCTCCCAACCTGGGTCTACCTTGGTTTGTTTTGTTAGGTGTGCTGTGCTGGCTCTGGTGGCAGCCATGCAAGGGTGCAAATTCTTGCTTTATCACATCCTAGCTGTACAATGCAGGCTAGAGACTGCCTCCCTTGACCCTTGGTTTCCACATCTATGTAAGATTGCTGATCCTGAGCCATCTACTCTGAGGCACCTGGCCCTACACGAGACCATTAATTGCAGGAGAGCCAGGCACTGAACTCTTCATCCACCCTTACTGCCACAGCATGCTGCTTCCTGCTCACTCAGAAGCTGTGGGACTGGGGACGGCTAGAAAAGAGCCAAATGGCTCATctgccatgtgaccttgagcaagccacTTTACCTCTCCaagcctctctccttcctttgcccGACAGCTGGCAGTTCTCTTACAGCCTTCTCCCTGGACAGAAGATAATGGTGGGAAAGGTCTTTGAAATGCATCACACACCTACAAGGTATTATTAAGCTAATTCCAAGGAAATTGCCTGTCAGGTCTGCTGAGACTGAGCTCTTCAGGTGGCTGGGACAAAAGCTGAAACCAGGATGCCaattcattagtcattagagagtGAAAGCAATTTGGCCGCGGGTCGGAAAACTCTCAGAATGAGGATAGTGTCGTCTGTCATAATCACCTACCGGGTGCCTGCCAGGTGTCAGGCTctgttttatcttaatttttttctaatcctCACCACAACTCAGCAAAGCTGGTatctttattcccattttacgtAAGAAACTGATTCAGAGAGGCTGAATAACTCGATGCAGGTCACACCGCAAAGAAGTGGCACAGCAGGAATGAGTAAACCCAACTCCACGTAGCTTCAAAACCTATTCTCGTGTCTACTCCAGGACAGCTCTCCTCCCTGGCCATTCCCTGCACC comes from Canis lupus familiaris isolate Mischka breed German Shepherd chromosome 2, alternate assembly UU_Cfam_GSD_1.0, whole genome shotgun sequence and encodes:
- the ID3 gene encoding DNA-binding protein inhibitor ID-3, translating into MKALSPVRGCYEAVCCLSERSLAIARGRGKGPAAEEPLSLLDDMNHCYSRLRELVPGVPRGTQLSQVEILQRVIDYILDLQVVLAEPAPGPPDGPHLPIQTAELAPELVISNDKRSFCH